In Chloracidobacterium sp., one genomic interval encodes:
- a CDS encoding diguanylate cyclase: MGRAASIIRKGVGIRDKFKRIAEKHGIAIAVIDGAMREVFTANDNSICKTLNPDGVLSPQCAQFCGKAYEKTAATGKAVRFVCHAGLECRAFPMRSEDHMLAAVVGRTFTRSENYRRAGARATSGDWKGLDTSALFEHVLMTGSSDQVEAAFELAREAAAELSAEVPAGKHTEPGTEATDPTPAEQPQKPPDVLVSRDDAGAWRSLYGSLLERDYRSACEAVVDFVAEIYGIASLGWLTAHEGRFRKFTARGRMNDSNVRIGIDTADARLVEAVENERPLVLTERTSTGKDARSLCIFPLRVGTEITSALAVLDPIEDLAMRRQIVRLCSTIAPRIEILRLRAEVAGRDDLVRSVRRFTDSLRNVDTADFWSQLAINSAELMQSEKASIMVYDEAADRFVIKAAIGTPPDALSDPDPGRRVSRTVFERGTPAVVSNITTSGLGPLAEERRYRTSSFISSPIVLGDKKLAVINFTDKASGAAFDRSDLELLQAVGSHIAIAIDRIELREKAGEFEQLSVTDTLTGLLNRRYIEQRLLEEVKRSNRHGYPMSFLMIDVDNFKSYNDTFGHPAGDEALKLVAHHLKETLRSADVAARFGGEEFAILLPQTTSEEAMAIAERVRAGIAAAIFPHREVTVSIGAATCLSESCAAESLIHEADQALYAAKHRGRNAVVAASELDKQDGTFQ, encoded by the coding sequence ATGGGAAGGGCAGCGTCTATCATACGAAAAGGCGTGGGCATACGAGACAAATTCAAGCGGATAGCCGAAAAGCACGGCATCGCCATCGCCGTCATTGACGGCGCGATGCGCGAGGTCTTTACGGCTAACGACAACTCGATCTGCAAAACGCTCAATCCTGACGGTGTGCTCAGCCCGCAATGCGCACAATTCTGCGGCAAGGCATACGAAAAGACGGCCGCGACCGGCAAGGCCGTACGCTTTGTCTGCCACGCGGGGCTTGAGTGCCGTGCCTTCCCTATGCGGTCCGAAGATCACATGCTTGCGGCCGTCGTCGGCCGAACATTCACACGCTCGGAGAATTACCGCCGTGCCGGTGCGCGTGCCACAAGCGGCGACTGGAAAGGCCTCGACACCTCGGCACTCTTCGAACACGTGCTGATGACAGGCTCATCCGATCAGGTCGAGGCCGCATTCGAACTCGCACGCGAGGCCGCCGCCGAGCTTTCGGCAGAAGTGCCTGCCGGAAAGCACACCGAACCGGGAACGGAGGCAACTGATCCGACGCCCGCAGAGCAGCCGCAAAAGCCGCCCGATGTTCTCGTTTCAAGAGATGATGCGGGAGCATGGCGTTCGCTTTACGGCTCGTTGCTCGAGCGCGACTATCGTTCGGCGTGTGAGGCGGTCGTTGACTTTGTCGCCGAGATATACGGCATCGCATCGCTCGGCTGGCTTACTGCCCACGAAGGGCGTTTTCGTAAGTTCACGGCACGCGGCCGCATGAACGACAGCAACGTCCGCATCGGCATAGACACTGCGGACGCCCGCCTTGTCGAGGCAGTTGAGAACGAGCGGCCGCTTGTACTGACCGAACGCACGAGCACCGGCAAGGATGCCCGCTCGCTCTGCATTTTTCCGCTCCGTGTCGGCACCGAGATCACATCGGCGTTGGCCGTACTCGATCCGATCGAGGATCTGGCGATGCGGCGGCAGATCGTACGGCTGTGCAGCACAATAGCACCGCGGATCGAGATCCTGCGGCTGCGTGCCGAGGTCGCCGGCCGCGATGACCTTGTTCGCTCGGTCCGCCGATTTACCGACAGTTTGCGCAATGTGGACACCGCAGACTTCTGGTCGCAGCTTGCCATCAACTCAGCAGAGCTGATGCAGTCGGAAAAGGCATCGATCATGGTGTACGACGAAGCAGCCGACCGATTTGTGATAAAGGCTGCGATAGGAACTCCGCCGGATGCATTGTCCGACCCCGATCCCGGACGGCGCGTTTCGCGTACCGTCTTTGAGCGCGGTACACCGGCCGTCGTGTCGAACATCACAACATCAGGCCTCGGGCCGCTCGCCGAAGAGCGACGCTACCGAACGTCTTCATTTATCAGCAGCCCGATCGTTCTCGGCGATAAAAAGCTTGCCGTGATCAACTTCACCGACAAGGCCTCGGGAGCGGCATTTGACCGCAGCGACCTTGAACTGCTGCAGGCCGTCGGCTCGCATATTGCCATTGCCATCGACCGTATCGAACTCCGCGAAAAAGCGGGCGAATTCGAGCAGCTTTCCGTTACCGACACGCTCACGGGCTTGCTTAATCGCCGCTACATAGAGCAGCGTCTGCTGGAAGAGGTCAAACGCTCGAACCGCCACGGCTACCCGATGAGTTTTCTTATGATCGACGTGGACAATTTCAAGAGCTATAACGACACCTTCGGCCATCCGGCCGGCGATGAGGCTCTGAAACTCGTCGCACATCACCTGAAGGAGACACTGCGAAGCGCCGATGTTGCGGCACGCTTCGGCGGCGAAGAATTTGCCATCCTTCTGCCGCAAACGACGAGCGAAGAAGCAATGGCGATCGCCGAACGCGTCCGTGCCGGCATAGCAGCGGCGATCTTTCCGCATAGGGAGGTAACCGTCAGCATCGGTGCGGCAACGTGTTTGAGCGAATCGTGCGCGGCCGAAAGCCTTATACACGAGGCAGATCAAGCTCTATACGCAGCGAAACACCGCGGGCGCAACGCTGTCGTTGCCGCTTCGGAATTGGATAAACAGGACGGAACATTTCAATAG
- a CDS encoding ATP-binding cassette domain-containing protein — translation MTTGTNDLITLKDVRVHYRSGGGLFSHAKTVKAVDGVSLSIKKGETLGLVGESGCGKSTLGKAILRLTNTTSGQIVYDGKDLARLPNSAMRERRKRLQMIFQDPYASLDPRMTVGQIIGEPLRTFGLAKGSVDGRVQELMETVGLSRRFIKRYPHEFSGGQRQRIGIARALAVDPEFIVADEPISALDVSIQAQIMNLMEHLQAAKQLTYLFISHDLRAVRHLSDRVAVMYLGRIVELADGKEIYREPLMPYTQALISAVPVPDPVVEAKRERIILNGDVPSPIDPPSGCHFHTRCPFAIEECKQQTPKLKEIRTNHFAACIRISPEYPNIAENAAAGLRALE, via the coding sequence ATGACGACTGGAACCAACGATCTGATAACGCTCAAAGACGTAAGAGTGCATTACCGCTCGGGCGGCGGGCTTTTCAGCCACGCTAAGACCGTCAAGGCGGTTGACGGCGTATCGCTCAGCATAAAAAAAGGCGAGACGCTCGGGCTGGTCGGTGAATCAGGCTGCGGCAAATCTACGCTCGGCAAGGCGATACTTCGGCTTACGAACACCACTTCGGGGCAGATCGTCTATGACGGCAAGGATCTCGCTCGGCTGCCGAATTCGGCGATGCGCGAACGGCGAAAACGGCTTCAGATGATATTTCAGGATCCGTATGCCTCGCTCGACCCGAGAATGACCGTCGGGCAGATCATCGGCGAGCCTTTACGAACCTTTGGGCTTGCAAAAGGCTCGGTTGACGGCCGCGTCCAAGAGCTTATGGAAACGGTCGGGCTCAGCCGCCGCTTCATCAAGCGTTATCCGCACGAGTTCTCGGGCGGGCAGCGTCAGCGTATAGGCATCGCCCGTGCGCTGGCCGTCGATCCCGAATTCATCGTTGCCGATGAGCCGATCTCGGCACTCGATGTTTCTATTCAGGCCCAGATAATGAACCTGATGGAACATCTGCAGGCCGCCAAGCAGCTTACGTATCTGTTCATTTCACACGACTTGCGTGCCGTACGGCATCTTTCTGACCGTGTCGCCGTGATGTATCTGGGCCGCATTGTCGAGCTTGCCGACGGCAAAGAGATCTATCGCGAACCGCTGATGCCTTACACGCAGGCTCTCATTTCTGCCGTGCCGGTTCCCGACCCTGTCGTTGAGGCAAAACGCGAAAGGATCATCCTAAATGGAGATGTTCCTTCGCCGATCGATCCGCCGTCAGGCTGCCACTTCCATACACGCTGCCCATTCGCCATCGAAGAATGTAAGCAGCAGACGCCGAAGCTCAAAGAGATAAGAACGAACCATTTCGCGGCCTGCATCCGCATCTCGCCCGAATATCCGAACATCGCAGAAAATGCCGCCGCCGGCCTCCGAGCTCTCGAATAA
- a CDS encoding nucleoside triphosphate pyrophosphohydrolase family protein, which translates to MNFEEYQSEASRTALYPRRLSNLEYPTLGLTGEAGEVANVVKKIQRDHGGIISDDIRTKLKDELGDVLWYISACADELGITLTEIAEYNVAKLAKRHNRAA; encoded by the coding sequence ATGAATTTTGAAGAATATCAATCCGAAGCAAGCCGAACGGCTCTATATCCGCGTCGCCTCTCGAACCTCGAATATCCGACGCTCGGGCTGACGGGCGAGGCCGGCGAGGTCGCAAATGTCGTAAAGAAGATCCAACGCGATCACGGCGGCATCATTTCTGACGATATACGCACCAAGCTCAAGGACGAGCTTGGAGACGTTCTTTGGTACATCTCGGCCTGCGCGGATGAACTTGGAATAACGCTGACCGAGATAGCCGAGTATAACGTCGCAAAGCTCGCCAAGCGGCACAACAGGGCCGCCTGA
- a CDS encoding ABC transporter permease has translation MSDETVKSTSLWGDAWKRLLRNKLAVFGLVVLAVMVAAVIVGPYLIQALTGYTYDSIPTDRALVRSMPPSLTHLMGTDDAGRDLLARVLQGGRISLMVGIISTLVSLIVGVTYGAAAGYLGGRIDNLMMRIVDILYSIPYILIVIVLLAVFGGPSTPGWIKWLSTTVGGEGNQGLSQILLLFFALGLVSWLTMARVVRGQVLSLKNQEFVMAARATGVSSLGIIFRHLIPNSLGPVIVYATLTVPSVMLTEAFLSFLGLGVQAPFASWGSLAADGIKNVAIFPWQLIAPGITMALALFSLNFLGDGLRDALDPQTRKF, from the coding sequence ATGTCTGACGAAACGGTCAAGTCAACCTCGCTTTGGGGCGACGCTTGGAAGCGGCTGCTGCGAAATAAACTCGCGGTCTTCGGCCTCGTCGTGCTCGCGGTCATGGTCGCGGCAGTGATCGTCGGGCCGTATTTGATACAAGCGCTGACCGGCTATACATACGATTCGATCCCGACGGACCGCGCGCTTGTCCGGTCGATGCCGCCGTCACTGACACATTTGATGGGCACCGATGACGCGGGCCGCGACCTTTTGGCGCGCGTCCTGCAAGGCGGCCGCATCTCGCTGATGGTCGGCATCATATCAACGCTCGTTTCGCTTATCGTCGGCGTAACTTACGGAGCCGCAGCAGGTTACCTCGGCGGCCGCATCGACAATCTAATGATGCGCATCGTCGATATCCTTTACTCGATACCGTACATCCTGATCGTGATCGTACTGCTCGCGGTCTTTGGCGGCCCTTCGACGCCCGGCTGGATCAAGTGGCTCTCGACAACCGTCGGCGGCGAAGGCAATCAAGGACTCAGCCAAATACTGCTGCTCTTTTTTGCACTTGGCCTGGTTTCATGGCTGACGATGGCACGCGTGGTGCGCGGCCAGGTCTTAAGCCTCAAGAATCAGGAATTCGTGATGGCGGCACGCGCGACCGGCGTTTCGAGCCTCGGCATAATATTCCGTCATTTGATACCGAACTCACTCGGGCCTGTGATAGTTTACGCCACGCTGACCGTGCCGAGCGTGATGCTGACCGAGGCGTTCCTCTCATTCCTCGGGCTTGGTGTTCAGGCACCATTTGCATCTTGGGGCAGCCTTGCCGCGGACGGCATCAAGAATGTCGCGATATTCCCGTGGCAGCTGATCGCACCCGGCATAACCATGGCTTTGGCTCTTTTCTCCCTGAACTTTTTGGGCGACGGCCTGCGTGACGCACTCGATCCGCAGACGCGCAAATTCTGA
- a CDS encoding peptide ABC transporter substrate-binding protein — protein MRSHKLTVILSVIAVISAGCMTSAKGRYFGKTVAPADDSLRYVSGSEPESLDPQIPDGQPEARIFMALYEGLVEYGPKDQQPIPALAKSWESSHAVDEFIFHLRDNARWSDGQPITAGDFVYSMRRGFAPETASRTAGLGYFIKYAEDYNGARVFAKKDGRFLTIEDLGETPRRTEPIGPETDVSRALHAPDRITLEGDAAKRAKELAGDKKLAALVSGAEFVPVKGEDIGVEAIDPYTVRITLRQSAPFFVGLLAHQFFKFVPRQAIEKFGKEWIRPEHIVTGGAFRLKEYRPYDKLVVEKNPYYWDADNVHLSRIEFYPVEDNSTTLNLYKAGAIDAFLNHTVLTSWISEIRQYKDEYMNFPEAATAYYAMNMTKPPFDDIKVRRAFLLGLDRQALSDFRKVTKPLYGKVPTGIFPAYDKAAAIVNDEMAKENGVTPEEWKNRFKFDPDKARRLLAEAGFQVNATGNGFTCPSFPTDRVSITYNTNENNKAIAEFIQAQWKQNLGVTIPLKTMEFKTYLPYFKSLQYEGFAQFLWSGDYMDPYTFLGLQYGKDNEGGAGFYDPKYDKMLDDANAELDTEKRMEMLARAEAYLMEKLPMIPLTVNATNWMKKPYVKGMYPNPGTMLPWKFVYIEHDPAKWASDVENIMTTPDPQADKQLADLMSTQKEDAK, from the coding sequence ATGAGATCACATAAACTTACTGTCATTTTGTCGGTTATCGCTGTAATTTCGGCGGGCTGTATGACGTCGGCAAAAGGGCGCTATTTCGGTAAGACGGTCGCACCGGCAGATGACTCGCTCCGCTATGTCAGCGGCTCGGAACCCGAATCGCTCGACCCGCAAATACCCGACGGACAGCCCGAGGCACGCATCTTCATGGCCCTTTACGAAGGCCTTGTCGAATATGGCCCGAAGGATCAGCAGCCGATACCGGCACTCGCCAAGAGCTGGGAATCAAGCCACGCGGTCGATGAGTTCATTTTTCATCTTCGCGACAATGCCCGCTGGAGCGACGGGCAGCCGATAACGGCCGGCGATTTTGTTTATTCGATGCGCCGCGGCTTTGCGCCCGAGACGGCCTCGCGCACCGCCGGCCTCGGCTATTTCATCAAGTACGCTGAGGATTACAACGGAGCAAGGGTCTTTGCAAAAAAGGACGGCCGCTTCCTCACCATAGAAGACCTGGGCGAGACGCCGCGGCGGACCGAGCCTATCGGGCCGGAAACGGATGTTTCACGCGCTCTGCACGCGCCTGACCGCATAACACTTGAGGGCGATGCGGCGAAACGCGCAAAAGAATTGGCCGGCGATAAGAAGCTCGCCGCGCTCGTCAGCGGCGCGGAGTTCGTCCCTGTAAAGGGCGAGGATATCGGCGTCGAAGCCATCGACCCATACACGGTGCGTATCACGCTGAGACAGAGCGCTCCGTTCTTTGTCGGGCTTCTCGCTCATCAATTCTTCAAGTTCGTGCCGCGTCAGGCGATCGAAAAGTTTGGCAAGGAGTGGATCCGCCCCGAGCACATCGTTACCGGCGGCGCGTTCCGGCTAAAAGAATATCGGCCTTACGACAAACTCGTTGTCGAAAAGAACCCGTACTATTGGGATGCCGATAATGTGCACCTTTCGCGTATCGAGTTCTATCCGGTAGAGGATAATTCGACGACGCTGAACCTCTACAAGGCCGGTGCGATCGATGCATTCCTTAACCACACGGTGCTGACATCTTGGATCAGCGAGATACGGCAGTACAAGGACGAGTACATGAACTTTCCCGAGGCGGCGACCGCATACTACGCGATGAATATGACAAAGCCGCCTTTCGACGATATTAAAGTGCGCCGCGCCTTCCTGCTCGGCCTTGACCGTCAGGCGTTGTCGGATTTTCGCAAGGTAACAAAGCCTTTATACGGCAAGGTCCCGACCGGCATCTTTCCGGCGTATGACAAAGCAGCCGCGATCGTGAACGATGAGATGGCAAAGGAGAACGGCGTAACTCCCGAAGAATGGAAGAACCGCTTCAAGTTCGACCCCGACAAGGCACGGCGGTTGTTGGCCGAGGCAGGCTTTCAGGTAAATGCCACCGGCAATGGCTTTACTTGCCCTTCGTTCCCGACCGACCGCGTGTCGATCACATACAACACGAACGAGAATAATAAGGCCATAGCAGAATTCATTCAGGCACAGTGGAAACAGAATCTCGGCGTTACGATCCCGCTGAAGACGATGGAATTCAAGACCTATCTGCCGTACTTCAAATCGCTGCAGTATGAGGGTTTCGCACAGTTCCTTTGGTCGGGCGATTATATGGATCCTTATACGTTCCTCGGCCTTCAGTACGGCAAGGACAACGAAGGCGGAGCGGGCTTTTACGACCCGAAGTACGACAAGATGCTCGATGACGCCAATGCCGAGCTCGATACTGAAAAGCGTATGGAGATGCTCGCGCGTGCCGAAGCTTATCTGATGGAGAAACTGCCGATGATACCGCTCACGGTCAACGCCACCAACTGGATGAAAAAGCCGTACGTCAAGGGAATGTATCCGAATCCGGGCACGATGCTGCCGTGGAAATTCGTTTATATCGAACACGACCCGGCAAAGTGGGCATCAGATGTGGAGAACATAATGACGACGCCCGATCCGCAGGCCGACAAACAGCTTGCCGACCTTATGAGTACGCAGAAGGAAGACGCAAAATAG
- a CDS encoding dephospho-CoA kinase, with protein sequence MLKAGLTGSIAVGKSFVISVMRDEGCYVLDADVTAREVVKPGTPGLSAIVEHFGKEVLDANGELDRKRLGSIIFADKDKRELLNSIVHPLVIEAQDAWLRGIEASAPDAIAVIDAALMIESGGYKRFDKLIVVWCDSAIQLQRLMLRDSITADEARRRIEAQMTQDEKKAFADLLIDTSDGFEATRERTIQVVRELRSEADNEKERST encoded by the coding sequence ATGCTGAAGGCCGGCCTTACAGGTTCGATAGCCGTCGGTAAATCCTTTGTCATCAGCGTGATGCGGGACGAGGGTTGTTACGTTCTGGATGCTGACGTGACCGCACGCGAGGTCGTCAAGCCGGGCACGCCGGGCCTTTCTGCGATAGTCGAACATTTTGGCAAAGAGGTACTTGACGCGAACGGCGAACTCGATCGCAAACGCCTCGGCAGCATCATTTTTGCGGACAAGGATAAGCGGGAACTGCTCAACTCGATCGTTCATCCGCTTGTGATCGAGGCACAGGACGCGTGGCTTCGCGGCATAGAGGCTTCCGCTCCGGACGCGATCGCCGTTATTGATGCAGCCTTGATGATAGAATCGGGCGGCTATAAGCGCTTTGATAAATTGATTGTCGTCTGGTGCGATAGCGCGATACAATTGCAAAGGTTGATGTTACGCGATTCGATCACGGCGGACGAGGCTCGGCGGCGGATCGAAGCTCAAATGACGCAGGATGAAAAGAAGGCCTTTGCCGACCTGCTGATCGACACGTCGGATGGTTTTGAAGCAACGCGCGAACGCACCATTCAAGTCGTTCGCGAACTTCGCTCCGAAGCTGATAATGAAAAGGAACGCTCAACGTAA
- a CDS encoding ABC transporter ATP-binding protein, whose product MNAKSDTILSVIGLKTYFRTEDGIVKAVDDVSFELKKGETLGIVGESGSGKSVTNLSVMRLIPDPPGQIAGGSVTFDGIDVLSLPIDEVRKIRGRRIAMIFQDPMTSLNPFLKISKQLMEVTQLHLGHTKQQAREHALKMLKMVGIPDAESRIDGYPHEFSGGMRQRVMIAMALSCDPELLIADEPTTALDVTIQAQILELIKDLKERMGTSVILITHDLGVVAGMTDKIIVMYAGKVFEKAPTKELFERPANPYTQGLLRSVPDPAHEQGKDLYQIPGLPPDVAHLPPGCPFAERCERAEDVCRREFPPFIKINDDHYSLCHFAEEVYREGAPKE is encoded by the coding sequence ATGAACGCAAAAAGCGACACAATTCTTTCGGTCATCGGCCTCAAGACCTATTTCCGCACCGAGGACGGCATCGTCAAGGCGGTCGATGATGTGTCGTTCGAATTAAAGAAAGGCGAGACGCTCGGCATCGTCGGCGAGTCGGGTTCGGGCAAATCGGTAACTAACCTGTCGGTCATGCGCCTCATTCCCGATCCGCCGGGTCAGATCGCGGGCGGAAGCGTTACATTTGACGGCATCGACGTGCTTTCGCTGCCGATCGATGAGGTCCGCAAGATACGCGGCCGCCGCATCGCGATGATCTTTCAGGATCCGATGACATCGCTCAATCCGTTCCTTAAGATCTCGAAACAGTTGATGGAGGTAACGCAGCTTCATCTCGGCCACACCAAGCAGCAGGCACGCGAACACGCCCTTAAGATGCTCAAAATGGTCGGCATTCCCGATGCCGAGAGCCGTATCGACGGTTATCCGCATGAATTCTCAGGCGGAATGCGCCAGCGTGTGATGATCGCGATGGCGCTGAGCTGCGACCCCGAACTGCTTATTGCCGACGAGCCGACGACCGCACTCGACGTAACCATTCAGGCACAGATCCTCGAACTTATAAAGGACCTGAAAGAGCGAATGGGCACGAGCGTCATCCTGATCACGCACGACCTCGGCGTAGTCGCGGGCATGACCGATAAGATCATCGTTATGTACGCCGGCAAGGTCTTTGAGAAGGCTCCGACAAAGGAGCTGTTCGAGCGGCCCGCGAACCCTTATACGCAAGGCCTGCTCCGCAGCGTTCCCGATCCCGCACACGAACAAGGCAAAGATCTCTATCAAATTCCGGGCCTGCCGCCCGATGTCGCACATCTGCCGCCGGGCTGTCCGTTTGCCGAACGCTGCGAGCGCGCCGAGGATGTATGCCGCCGCGAATTTCCGCCGTTCATCAAGATAAACGACGACCATTATTCGCTATGCCACTTTGCCGAAGAGGTTTACCGCGAAGGAGCGCCGAAAGAATGA
- a CDS encoding peptide ABC transporter substrate-binding protein, which yields MKRNAQRKFKALFPAFCVNALIFGIILTAASCTQLQKPAVDAFYSETAAPQRQEFRWSNGRSPRSLDPALAAAAPERDIVRAIYEGLTEIDPRTLYAVPAVAEKWSSAENSKVWTFKLRDDARWSNGQNVTANDFVAEFKRLASLGTRAANYTLFSNIRGMAPKDAAENEVLIEPELTPPGTPSAAPENNGANFHRFQDQTRNEKPAEREKPPASDTEKAEPFGVRAVDDATLEITLIHPDKDLPKLLADPLFRPVFRQGKEFEADTLNDEAVTNGAFEIAAIDGGAVTLARSDTYWGRDSVKLDRVYFIPKDSSDAALEAYRSGELDVVTNANFEPLALKLLAPFKDFRQTTHSALNFYEVNTRSGPLADRRVREALAISIDREQIVDGELQGSMQPAATFLAVGGDHRKTIAFDPDRAADLMTAAGFPSGEGFPTLRLVINRNDTQQRVAKTVTRMWKTHLNIDAEIIVKEAAELDEVRKASDFDLIRRGVLLPTSDEFAGLSAIFGTPKRPRTAPPLAKAPVDIEPRPSAGEPLGTPDAATPQPDGLAEAPISDILLSESSELYDLKAIPLYFPTSQSLIKPYVIGFEVNALDAPLLSGVSINNNWNVQKQ from the coding sequence ATGAAAAGGAACGCTCAACGTAAGTTTAAGGCTCTTTTTCCCGCGTTTTGCGTCAACGCGCTCATTTTCGGGATCATCCTGACGGCAGCCTCATGCACACAGCTTCAAAAGCCCGCGGTTGACGCCTTTTATTCCGAAACCGCCGCGCCGCAGCGGCAGGAGTTTCGTTGGTCGAACGGAAGATCGCCGCGCTCGCTCGACCCTGCATTGGCCGCTGCGGCACCCGAACGCGACATCGTAAGGGCTATCTACGAGGGGCTGACCGAGATCGACCCGCGTACGCTTTATGCGGTTCCCGCCGTTGCCGAAAAGTGGTCGTCGGCCGAGAACAGCAAGGTTTGGACATTCAAGCTGCGCGATGATGCACGCTGGTCGAACGGCCAAAATGTTACGGCAAATGATTTTGTTGCAGAATTCAAACGGCTGGCATCACTCGGAACAAGGGCAGCGAACTACACGCTTTTCAGCAATATCAGAGGAATGGCCCCGAAAGATGCCGCTGAAAACGAGGTGCTGATCGAACCCGAACTCACTCCGCCGGGAACGCCCTCCGCCGCACCTGAGAACAACGGGGCTAACTTTCACCGCTTCCAAGATCAAACGCGAAATGAAAAGCCGGCGGAGCGAGAGAAGCCGCCGGCATCTGATACTGAGAAAGCAGAGCCGTTCGGTGTGCGTGCAGTCGATGACGCGACACTTGAGATCACGCTAATTCATCCCGATAAGGACCTGCCGAAGCTGCTCGCCGACCCGCTGTTCCGGCCTGTTTTTCGGCAAGGCAAGGAATTCGAGGCTGACACGCTGAACGATGAAGCTGTAACGAACGGTGCGTTCGAGATAGCGGCAATTGACGGCGGCGCGGTAACACTCGCACGTTCCGACACCTATTGGGGCCGCGACTCTGTCAAGCTCGACCGCGTATATTTCATCCCGAAGGATTCATCCGATGCGGCGCTGGAGGCATACCGCAGCGGCGAACTCGATGTGGTAACTAATGCCAATTTCGAGCCGCTGGCCTTAAAGCTGCTCGCACCTTTTAAGGACTTTCGGCAAACAACGCACAGCGCGCTGAACTTCTACGAGGTCAATACACGATCAGGCCCGCTTGCCGACCGCCGCGTGCGCGAGGCGCTTGCGATCTCGATCGACCGCGAACAAATAGTTGACGGCGAACTCCAAGGCTCCATGCAGCCTGCCGCTACGTTCCTTGCTGTTGGCGGCGATCATCGAAAGACGATTGCCTTCGACCCCGACCGAGCGGCCGACCTGATGACGGCGGCAGGCTTCCCTTCCGGCGAAGGCTTTCCGACACTGCGGCTCGTCATCAACCGCAACGATACACAGCAGCGTGTTGCCAAGACCGTAACGCGTATGTGGAAAACGCATCTGAATATCGATGCCGAGATCATCGTCAAAGAAGCAGCCGAGTTGGATGAGGTGCGAAAGGCCAGCGACTTTGACTTGATTCGCCGCGGCGTACTGCTGCCGACATCGGATGAATTCGCCGGTTTGAGTGCTATCTTCGGCACGCCGAAACGACCTCGCACGGCGCCGCCGCTGGCAAAAGCACCTGTTGACATAGAGCCGCGGCCGAGCGCCGGCGAACCTCTCGGCACGCCCGATGCAGCAACGCCGCAACCTGACGGTTTGGCAGAAGCGCCTATCTCGGATATATTGCTGTCAGAAAGTTCGGAGCTCTATGACCTAAAAGCGATACCGCTTTATTTTCCGACCTCGCAGTCATTGATCAAGCCGTACGTGATAGGTTTCGAGGTCAACGCGCTTGATGCACCCCTGCTTAGCGGTGTCAGCATCAACAACAATTGGAATGTGCAAAAGCAGTAG
- a CDS encoding ABC transporter permease subunit — protein MLSFIIRRLLFIIPMALVVVTLTWGLIRIAPGNFYTGEKKLPPAVEANIRKKYGLDLPWYQQYGLMMSNVIRGDFGDSLKYQGQSVNEIIRRHLPYSAAIGFLAYLLALMIGLSAGIIAALKQNSVFDYASMSLAMLGLSVPNFVLGPLLVLVFSFWLYLLPPARWGGLAGLVMPVVTLAAIYAAYIARLTRAGMLEVLRSDYIRTARAKGLDERTVLLRHALRGGLVPVLSFTGPALAALLAGTVVVEKVFVIPGLGNIFIQSVLNRDEPLILGIVAFLSILIMVFNLLVDIGYGFLDPRIRYE, from the coding sequence ATGCTGAGCTTCATCATCCGCAGACTTCTTTTCATAATTCCGATGGCTCTTGTCGTCGTAACGCTGACGTGGGGGCTGATCCGCATAGCGCCGGGCAACTTCTACACGGGCGAAAAGAAGCTTCCGCCGGCTGTCGAAGCAAATATCCGCAAGAAATACGGCCTCGACCTGCCGTGGTATCAGCAGTACGGGCTGATGATGTCGAACGTGATCCGCGGCGACTTCGGCGATTCGCTCAAATACCAAGGGCAATCGGTCAACGAGATCATACGCAGGCATCTACCGTATTCGGCGGCGATCGGCTTTCTCGCATATTTGCTTGCATTGATGATCGGGCTTTCGGCAGGCATCATCGCGGCTCTGAAGCAGAACTCCGTCTTTGATTACGCCTCGATGTCGCTTGCAATGCTCGGGCTTTCGGTCCCGAACTTCGTGCTCGGGCCGCTGCTTGTGCTCGTATTCTCATTTTGGCTTTACCTGCTGCCGCCGGCACGTTGGGGCGGGCTTGCCGGACTCGTTATGCCCGTTGTAACGCTTGCCGCGATCTATGCAGCGTACATCGCACGTTTGACACGTGCCGGAATGCTCGAAGTGCTGCGGTCCGACTACATACGAACGGCTCGTGCGAAAGGGCTTGACGAGAGGACCGTCCTGCTGCGGCACGCACTTCGCGGCGGGCTTGTCCCTGTGCTTTCGTTCACCGGCCCGGCACTTGCGGCCTTGCTCGCCGGAACCGTTGTTGTAGAAAAGGTCTTTGTCATTCCCGGCCTCGGGAATATTTTCATTCAGTCGGTACTGAACCGCGACGAGCCGCTTATTCTCGGCATCGTTGCATTCTTGTCCATACTGATAATGGTCTTTAACCTGTTGGTCGATATCGGCTACGGATTTCTCGATCCGAGGATCAGATACGAGTAA